The Pleuronectes platessa chromosome 10, fPlePla1.1, whole genome shotgun sequence genome contains a region encoding:
- the znf526 gene encoding zinc finger protein 574 — MEEQQEEAEGVYVEHQYMCSECHQLFNTLDEVLIHQQIHTGSEGEVDVELSEAMMGQTQHYQCLECGSLLVNPEELLRHQEMHMREAGLEMEHQELCEVMETEDGGSEAQVSGPVQYQCLDCLALFEAPDAWLEHRRTHSRSSTHSNAEPTEYVLQPDGTVTPLTSMQSYVPSEQQNGEILAQVLAQQQQQQQQQQQQQQRKRRSLSKSAATSRFALLPPVTATPGSATMHLQILTAQVLADNSTATSQRRSKLPALLPAAGRGTAAKRGVLENGVQRLELRLAPAVQELQQQAEVLVIHPYECSECSLLFQTPEDFLQHQGEHFLGQDKESGESGVMSGFEEARGREEATEKVEDIRNRVAEKRDGCWTKPQQCELCHRTFTSINRLAAHRRVHEQGTHECPECGKVFKKVTSLQTHMRTHSGVARYLCVDCGNGYTTEMTLIMHRKSHTADPLHKCQFCNKTFTNMTKYLYHRRTHLNRDTSGPPATASMLSAPRRASRSALAILERAREKRNAQTTKTGLMAPLTEEEMESLEDNPEPNSQTEVEGDEVGKKAEDHIMEVSPPLEGNNDVPEKGEEATKSDLAPDTVSLDDTNAGVPSSSTGSTEAASAESSEKGPFPCRSCSKTFPSQLQLVQHRHKAHVSERSFVCGICGKSFKKQIHVRNHIRTHTGEKPFQCSDCGKTFSSLANLMRHNLIHSGVRPYRCDVCHRSFSQSSNLRQHSLLHSSAATLCCPDCPATFRWPSKLAAHRYTQHPGSPAPFPCSHCGAGFLSRRQRDNHCLEQHPTLVQAAAGREEDKGTHNQSQLARDLSSEPSTSAESGDSTGHVRGGLDCNICGKKLNSPANLRLHRLSHLASGAGRTRSTPGKRPKAHQCPICGKQFVSSSGVALHQRVHTGERPFPCQVCGKRFRQNTHLREHLRTHSGERPFRCEVCGKGFIQSMHLAEHRRTHTGERPHVCALCGKAFKTFSNLRNHKKTHARQQRLDEEAAAQAAMESGSAVTVVDASAVELASRQPQLIRIQASDLQQTQGTPTIMCNEFGETIAIIETSEGAVLPLEQALEIYHTALQNGLAMDTAAVDGLQLI; from the exons atggaggagcagcaggaggaggcggagggcgTCTACGTGGAGCACCAGTACATGTGCAGCGAGTGCCACCAGCTCTTCAACACCCTGGACGAGGTGCTGATCCACCAGCAGATCCACACGGGCTCCGAGGGAGAAGTGGACGTGGAGTTGAGTGAGGCCATGATGGGGCAGACCCAGCACTACCAGTGTCTGGAGTGTGGGAGCCTCCTGGTGAACCCGGAGGAGCTGCTGCGGCACCAGGAGATGCACATGAGGGAGGCTGGGCTGGAGATGGAGCACCAAG AGCTGTGCGAGGTGATGGAGACGGAGGACGGCGGGTCCGAGGCTCAGGTGTCGGGCCCGGTTCAGTACCAGtgtctggactgtctggctCTGTTCGAGGCGCCTGACGCCTGGTTGGAGCACCGGCGGACGCACAGCAGGAGCAGCACCCACAGCAACGCAGAGCCCACG GAGTATGTGCTGCAGCCTGATGGCACCGTTACTCCACTGACCAGTATGCAGAGTTATGTGCCGAGTGAGCAGCAGAATGGGGAGATCTTGGCCCAG GTGctcgctcagcagcagcagcagcagcagcagcagcagcagcaacaacagaggAAACGTCGCTCCTTGTCTAAATCTGCAGCAACCTCCCGCTTCGCCCTGCTCCCCCCCGTGACGGCGACCCCCGGCTCCGCCACCATGCATCTGCAGATTCTCACGGCTCAAGTCCTGGCAGACAACTCCACTGCTACCAGCCAGCGGCGCTCCAAGCTGCCCGCTCTGCTGCCCGCTGCCGGCCGAGGCACCGCCGCTAAGCGGGGAGTCCTGGAGAACGGCGTCCAGAGACTGGAGCTGAGGTTGGCCCCGGCCgtgcaggagctgcagcagcaggccgAGGTGTTAGTCATCCACCCGTACGAGTGCTCAGAGTGCTCCCTGCTATTCCAAACTCCAGAGGATTTCCTCCAGCACCAGGGGGAGCACTTCCTGGGCCAGGACAAGGAGAGCGGAGAGTCCGGGGTCATGAGTGGCTTCGAGGAGGcgcgagggagggaggaggccacggagaaggtggaggacatcaggaACAGGGTGGCAGAGAAGAGAGACGGCTGCTGGACCAAACCTCAACAGTGTGAGCTCTGCCACCGCACCTTCACCTCAATCAACCGGCTGGCCGCTCACAGGCGTGTGCACGAGCAGGGCACGCACGAGTGCCCGGAGTGCGGGAAAGTGTTCAAGAAGGTGACCTCGCTGCAGACGCACATGCGAACCCACTCTGGTGTGGCCAGGTACTTGTGTGTGGACTGTGGCAACGGCTACACCACTGAGATGACCCTCATCATGCACAG GAAGTCCCACACGGCAGACCCACTGCACAAGTGTCAGTTCTGCAACAAAACCTTCACCAACATGACCAAATACCTTTACCACCGTCGAACCCACCTCAACCGGGACACTTCTGGCCCACCCGCCACTGCCTCTATG CTCTCAGCTCCACGAAGAGCCTCTCGTTCTGCCCTTGCCATCCTAGAGCGagcaagagaaaagagaaatgctCAGACTACAAAAACCGGCCTGATGGCTCCTCTCACAGAAGAAGAGATGGAAAGTCTGGAAGACAATCCAGAACCAAATTCTCAGACAGAAGTGGAAGGAGATGAAGTAGGGAAAAAGGCAGAGGACCACATCATGGAGGTGTCCCCCCCACTTGAAGGTAACAATGATGTGCCTGAGAAGGGGGAGGAAGCCACCAAGTCTGATTTGGCTCCAGACACAGTTTCTCTGGATGACACCAATGCCGGCGTCCCGTCGAGCTCCACTGGCTCAACAGAAGCTGCCTCGGCTGAGTCATCAGAGAAAGGGCCTTTTCCCTGTCGCTCCTGCAGTAAGACCTTTCCCTCCCAGCTGCAGCTAGTTCAGCACCGACACAAGGCCCATGTCAGCGAGCGCAGCTTTGTCTGTGGAATCTGTGGCAAGTCCTTTAAGAAGCAGATCCACGTACGCAACCACATACGGACACACACAGGCGAGAAGCCCTTCCAGTGCTCCGACTGCGGCAAGACCTTCTCGTCTTTAGCCAATCTGATGAGGCACAACCTCATCCACTCTGGAGTGCGCCCGTACCGCTGTGATGTGTGCCACCGCTCCTTCTCCCAGTCCTCCAACCTCCGTCAGCACAGCCTGCTGCACTCCAGCGCTGCCACTCTGTGCTGCCCGGACTGCCCCGCCACCTTCCGCTGGCCCTCCAAGCTGGCAGCACATCGCTACACCCAGCACCCCGGGTCTCCGGCCCCCTTCCCCTGTTCTCACTGTGGGGCTGGCTTCCTGAGCAGGAGGCAACGAGACAACCACTGTCTGGAGCAGCACCCCACCCTGGTGCAGGCTGCTgcggggagagaagaggacaaagGGACACACAACCAATCACAGCTGGCCAGAGACCTGAGCTCAGAGCCCTCCACCTCCGCAGAATCGGGGGATTCAACCGGTCATGTGCGGGGGGGCCTAGATTGCAACATTTGTGGGAAGAAGCTCAACTCTCCTGCCAATCTGCGTCTTCACAGACTGAGCCACCTCGCCTCAGGCGCCGGGCGGACACGGTCCACACCAGGGAAGCGACCTAAAGCTCACCAGTGTCCCATCTGTGGTAAACAGTTTGTGTCTTCCTCCGGAGTCGCACTTCACCAGCGAGTCCACACCGGCGAGCGGCCCTTTCCCTGCCAGGTGTGCGGCAAGCGCTTCCGTCAGAACACGCACCTGCGAGAGCACCTGCGCACACACTCGGGCGAACGTCCCTTCCGCTGCGAGGTGTGCGGGAAGGGTTTCATCCAGAGCATGCACCTGGCCGAGCACCGGCGAACGCACACGGGCGAGCGGCCGCATGTTTGCGCGCTGTGTGGCAAAGCCTTCAAGACCTTCTCCAACCTGAGGAACCACAAGAAGACCCACGCCCGGCAGCAGAGGCTGGACGAGGAGGCCGCCGCTCAGGCTGCCATGGAGAGCGGCTCCGCTGTGACGGTGGTGGACGCTTCAGCGGTGGAGCTCGCCAGCCGGCAGCCTCAGCTCATCCGGATCCAAGCCTCAGATCTTCAGCAG ACACAAGGAACTCCTACCATCATGTGTAACGAGTTCGGGGAAACCATCGCCATCATTGAGACGAGCGAGGGTGCAGTGCTGCCCCTGGAGCAGGCCTTGGAGATCTATCACACGGCCCTGCAGAACGGCCTCGCCATGGACACGGCTGCTGTGGACGGGCTCCAGCTCATCTGA